One part of the Symphalangus syndactylus isolate Jambi chromosome 1, NHGRI_mSymSyn1-v2.1_pri, whole genome shotgun sequence genome encodes these proteins:
- the LOC129490188 gene encoding olfactory receptor 10Q1: MPVGKLVFNQSDPTEFVFRVFTTATEFQVLLFLLFLLLYLMILCGNTAIIWAVCTHSTLRTPMYFFLSNLSFLEICYTTVVVPLMLSNILGAQKPISLAGCGAQMFFFVTLGSTDCFLLAIMAYDRYVAICHPLHYTLIMTRELCTQMLGGALGLALFLSLQLTALIFTLPFCGHRREINHFLCDVPPILRLACADIRVHQAVLYVVSILVLTIPFLLICVSYVFIACAILSIRSAEGRRRAFSTCSSHLTVVLLQYGCCSLVYLRPRSSTSEDEDRQIGLVYTFVTPLLNPLIYTLRNKDVKGALRKAIIRKAASDAS; the protein is encoded by the coding sequence ATGCCTGTGGGGAAACTTGTCTTCAACCAGTCTGACCCCACTGAGTTTGTGTTCCGTGTGTTCACCACAGCCACTGAATTCCaggttcttctcttccttctcttcctcctcctctactTGATGATCCTCTGTGGCAACACAGCCATCATCTGGGCGGTGTGCACACACAGCACCCTCCGCACCCCGATGTATTTCTTCCTGTCCAACCTGTCTTTCCTGGAAATCTGCTACACCACCGTGGTAGTACCCTTGATGCTTTCCAACATTTTGGGGGCCCAGAAGCCCATTTCGTTGGCTGGATGTGGGGCCCAAATGTTCTTCTTTGTCACCCTCGGCAGCACGGACTGTTTCCTCTTGGCGATCATGGCCTATGACCGTTATGTGGCCATCTGCCACCCGCTGCACTACACCCTCATCATGACCCGCGAGCTGTGCACGCAGATGCTgggtggggccctgggcctggccctcttcctctccctgcagCTCACCGCCTTAATCTTCACCCTGCCCTTCTGCGGCCACCGCCGGGAAATCAACCACTTCCTCTGCGATGTGCCTCCCATCCTGCGCCTGGCCTGCGCTGACATCCGCGTGCACCAGGCTGTCCTCTATGTCGTGAGCATCCTCGTGCTGACCATCCCCTTCCTGCTCATCTGCGTCTCCTACGTGTTCATCGCCTGTGCCATCCTGAGCATCCGTTCTGCCGAGGGCCGCCGCCGGGCCTTCTCcacctgctcctcccacctcaccgTGGTCTTGCTGCAGTATGGCTGCTGCAGCCTCGTGTACCTGCGTCCTCGGTCCAGCACCTCAGAGGATGAGGACCGCCAAATCGGGTTGGTCTACACCTTTGTCACCCCCTTACTCAACCCTTTGATTTACACCCTTAGGAATAAGGATGTCAAAGGTGCTCTGAGGAAAGCCATTATCCGTAAAGCAGCCTCTGACGCCAGCTGA